In Populus nigra chromosome 10, ddPopNigr1.1, whole genome shotgun sequence, the following proteins share a genomic window:
- the LOC133705258 gene encoding leucine-rich repeat extensin-like protein 3: MSFFNSFMLLSLLLFVVAPVHGLNLRKLDETTVPGPTEEKCSPCNPSPPPPSLPPVVYPSPPPPSPPPPSPPPPVLYPPPPPAPVLTPPTPKKPPSGYNCPPPPAPSKYDLYITGPPGELYPVDKDVNAASRHAVSLQVLIGCGLIGLLVRIGF; this comes from the coding sequence ATGAGTTTTTTCAACTCTTTTATGCTATTAAGTTTGCTTCTTTTTGTTGTGGCTCCGGTTCATGGCTTAAATTTAAGGAAGCTTGATGAGACCACTGTTCCTGGACCGACTGAAGAGAAGTGCTCGCCATGTAATCCAAGTCCTCCACCACCATCACTTCCACCAGTAGTATATccctcaccaccaccaccatcaccaccaccaccatcaccacctcCACCAGTTTTATACCCCCCACCACCACCTGCACCAGTGCTGACACCACCGACTCCAAAGAAGCCGCCATCAGGTTATAACTGCCCTCCACCTCCAGCCCCATCAAAATATGATCTTTACATAACTGGTCCACCAGGGGAATTGTACCCTGTTGACAAAGATGTCAATGCTGCTAGCCGCCATGCCGTGAGTTTGCAAGTTTTGATTGGATGTGGATTGATAGGCTTGTTGGTAAGAATTGGCTTTTAA